One genomic segment of Jaculus jaculus isolate mJacJac1 chromosome 2, mJacJac1.mat.Y.cur, whole genome shotgun sequence includes these proteins:
- the Paqr3 gene encoding progestin and adipoQ receptor family member 3 isoform X2, with protein sequence MHQKLLKSAHYIELGSYQYWPVLVPRGIRLYTYEQIPVSLKDNPYITDGYRAYLPSRLCIKSLFILSNETVNIWSHLLGFFLFFTLGIYDMTSVLPSASASREDFVICSICLFCFQVCMLCSVGYHLFSCHRSEKTCRRWMALDYAGISIGILGCYVSGVFYAFYCNNDFAPRVVVMYVIALLAFLFYISKVPERYFPGQLNYLGSSHQIWHILAVVMLYWWHQSTVYVMQYRHSKPCPDYVSHL encoded by the exons ATGCATCAGAAGCTGCTCAAGAGCGCGCACTACATCGAGCTGGGCAGCTACCAGTACTGGCCGGTGCTGGTGCCCCGCGGCATCCGCCTCTACACCTACGAGCAGATCCCCGTGTCCCTCAAAGACAACCCGTACATCACGGACGGCTACCGGGCCTACCTGCCTTCCAGGCTCTGCATCAAAAG cttgtttattttatctaACGAGACAGTAaacatctggagtcatttgctgggtttctttctcttcttcaccCTGGGAATCTATGACATGACCTCCGTGTTACCCTCAGCTAGTGCATCCAGAGAAGATTTTGTAATTTGTTCTATTTGTCTTTTCTGCTTCCAG gTCTGTATGCTCTGTTCAGTGGGTTATCACCTTTTTTCCTGCCATCGGTCAGAAAAAACGTGTCGAAGATGGATGGCATTAGATTATGCAGGAATTTCTATTGGAATTTTGGGCTGCTATGTCTCAGGAgtattttatgcattttattgTAATAAT GATTTTGCACCACGTGTAGTTGTGATGTATGTGATCGCTCTTCTTGCTTTCCTGTTCTACATTTCCAAAGTTCCAGAACGGTACTTCCCAG GACAGCTAAACTACCTCGGATCAAGCCACCAGATATGGCACATCCTTGCAGTGGTGATGTTGTATTGGTGGCATCAGTCAACTGTGTATGTTATGCAGTACAGGCACAGCAAGCCTTGTCCTGACTATGTTTCACATTTGTGA
- the Paqr3 gene encoding progestin and adipoQ receptor family member 3 isoform X1, which produces MHQKLLKSAHYIELGSYQYWPVLVPRGIRLYTYEQIPVSLKDNPYITDGYRAYLPSRLCIKSLFILSNETVNIWSHLLGFFLFFTLGIYDMTSVLPSASASREDFVICSICLFCFQVCMLCSVGYHLFSCHRSEKTCRRWMALDYAGISIGILGCYVSGVFYAFYCNNYWRQVYLITVLAMILAVFFAQIHPSYLTQQWQRLRSVIFCSVSGYGVIPTLHWVWLNGGISAPIVQDFAPRVVVMYVIALLAFLFYISKVPERYFPGQLNYLGSSHQIWHILAVVMLYWWHQSTVYVMQYRHSKPCPDYVSHL; this is translated from the exons ATGCATCAGAAGCTGCTCAAGAGCGCGCACTACATCGAGCTGGGCAGCTACCAGTACTGGCCGGTGCTGGTGCCCCGCGGCATCCGCCTCTACACCTACGAGCAGATCCCCGTGTCCCTCAAAGACAACCCGTACATCACGGACGGCTACCGGGCCTACCTGCCTTCCAGGCTCTGCATCAAAAG cttgtttattttatctaACGAGACAGTAaacatctggagtcatttgctgggtttctttctcttcttcaccCTGGGAATCTATGACATGACCTCCGTGTTACCCTCAGCTAGTGCATCCAGAGAAGATTTTGTAATTTGTTCTATTTGTCTTTTCTGCTTCCAG gTCTGTATGCTCTGTTCAGTGGGTTATCACCTTTTTTCCTGCCATCGGTCAGAAAAAACGTGTCGAAGATGGATGGCATTAGATTATGCAGGAATTTCTATTGGAATTTTGGGCTGCTATGTCTCAGGAgtattttatgcattttattgTAATAAT TATTGGCGCCAGGTGTACTTGATCACCGTGCTGGCTATGATCTTGGCGGTGTTCTTTGCGCAGATTCATCCCAGTTACCTCACACAGCAGTGGCAGAGGCTCCGTTCAGTCATCTTCTGTTCTGTTTCGGGATATGGTGTCATCCCTACTCTACACTGGGTCTGGCTCAATGGGGGAATCAGTGCTCCTATTGTACAG GATTTTGCACCACGTGTAGTTGTGATGTATGTGATCGCTCTTCTTGCTTTCCTGTTCTACATTTCCAAAGTTCCAGAACGGTACTTCCCAG GACAGCTAAACTACCTCGGATCAAGCCACCAGATATGGCACATCCTTGCAGTGGTGATGTTGTATTGGTGGCATCAGTCAACTGTGTATGTTATGCAGTACAGGCACAGCAAGCCTTGTCCTGACTATGTTTCACATTTGTGA
- the Paqr3 gene encoding progestin and adipoQ receptor family member 3 isoform X3: MRHRARHQCKVCMLCSVGYHLFSCHRSEKTCRRWMALDYAGISIGILGCYVSGVFYAFYCNNYWRQVYLITVLAMILAVFFAQIHPSYLTQQWQRLRSVIFCSVSGYGVIPTLHWVWLNGGISAPIVQDFAPRVVVMYVIALLAFLFYISKVPERYFPGQLNYLGSSHQIWHILAVVMLYWWHQSTVYVMQYRHSKPCPDYVSHL; encoded by the exons ATGAGGCACAGAGCTAGACATCAATGCAAG gTCTGTATGCTCTGTTCAGTGGGTTATCACCTTTTTTCCTGCCATCGGTCAGAAAAAACGTGTCGAAGATGGATGGCATTAGATTATGCAGGAATTTCTATTGGAATTTTGGGCTGCTATGTCTCAGGAgtattttatgcattttattgTAATAAT TATTGGCGCCAGGTGTACTTGATCACCGTGCTGGCTATGATCTTGGCGGTGTTCTTTGCGCAGATTCATCCCAGTTACCTCACACAGCAGTGGCAGAGGCTCCGTTCAGTCATCTTCTGTTCTGTTTCGGGATATGGTGTCATCCCTACTCTACACTGGGTCTGGCTCAATGGGGGAATCAGTGCTCCTATTGTACAG GATTTTGCACCACGTGTAGTTGTGATGTATGTGATCGCTCTTCTTGCTTTCCTGTTCTACATTTCCAAAGTTCCAGAACGGTACTTCCCAG GACAGCTAAACTACCTCGGATCAAGCCACCAGATATGGCACATCCTTGCAGTGGTGATGTTGTATTGGTGGCATCAGTCAACTGTGTATGTTATGCAGTACAGGCACAGCAAGCCTTGTCCTGACTATGTTTCACATTTGTGA